In Pikeienuella piscinae, the sequence CGCTTCTCGGCATGAAGAACCACCTCAGCCGCAGCGCGGGCGTCCTCGCCCGCATCGTGGTGAACGAAGGTCAGCTTGAGGCGCCGCTTCAGATGCGCGAGGCCATGACCGCCATTGCCGATGAACTCCGGCCAGGCGCGGCGGGCGATCCTCACGCTGTCACCCCATGTCCAGGGCGGCGCCTTCCGGCCGATCAGGGCGTGGGCGCCGTGGATCGCGCGGCGGTCGAAATTGCTGTGTTGAATGATGTGATGGCGCGCGAGCAGCGGCTCGACCAATGCTATCGCCTCGGCG encodes:
- a CDS encoding 3'-5' exonuclease, whose translation is MSSYRFFALDVETACSDVASICQIGIACVKSDDMIQTWSTYVNPRTHFSPFNSRLHGIGPAHVTDAPDFAEAIALVEPLLARHHIIQHSNFDRRAIHGAHALIGRKAPPWTWGDSVRIARRAWPEFIGNGGHGLAHLKRRLKLTFVHHDAGEDARAAAEVVLHAEKRTGQTFEAMLFSAGQVR